One Trichoderma atroviride chromosome 7, complete sequence DNA segment encodes these proteins:
- a CDS encoding uncharacterized protein (EggNog:ENOG41): MDFISRTQVDLAAEAALDRSNNSTQSPLDPTKSPMEKDAKEQRDSPESKVFKELSCMEMMDVLTRDMVKWQNQYA; the protein is encoded by the coding sequence atggactTTATATCAAGAACACAGGTTGACTTGGCGGCCGAGGCAGCATTGGACCGAAGTAACAATTCAACTCAATCGCCGCTTGATCCTACCAAGTCGCCAATGGAAAAGGATGCCAAGGAACAGCGCGACTCTCCTGAGTCCAAGGTCTTCAAGGAATTGAGCTgcatggagatgatggacgTTCTTACGCGGGATATGGTTAAGTGGCAGAATCAATATGCATGA